A section of the Streptomyces sp. NBC_01363 genome encodes:
- a CDS encoding helix-turn-helix transcriptional regulator, with translation MLGDVETRSVSPVFVGREGEFASLVDALARACAEGADGSGGAGGAGGAGGAGAPGEPQALLIGGEAGVGKTRLVEEFLAAAVRRDAVVAVGGCVEVGADGLPYAPFSTALRALRRTLPEEVAAACAGQEGELARLLPELGEADRDATDEHSTARLFELTARLLERISAGRAVVLVLEDLHWADASTRHLLAYLFRTVRNGRLVVIGTYRSDDIHRRHPLRPLLAELDRLRTVRRIELARFNRAEVRRQLTGILATTPEAALVDEIFERSDGNAFFVEELACSLESGDHSRLSDSLRDLLLVRVEALPDNAQRIARIVAEGGSTVEYGLLAAVARLTEDELIEALRAAVGANLLLTTPEGNGYRFRHSLVREAVSDDLLPGERSRLNRRYAQALETDPTLVRAGERATRLASYWYGAHDAAKALPAVLKASVEARRRYAFSEQLRLLERAMELWDDAPDDVRRTLRPIDYAEGYPACGCDPDTTPLRYLDLMAEATVAARFGGERERALAIAKKAMRVLEGEDDPLRAAWFWVQRSRLMQDLTRGDGREELATAQELVRGLPPSAVHADVLMSVAGWGALHRPGAETLLAADRAVEYARLVGDEYIELHARLTRGWLTAEAGGVDEGIAEMYAVRDRADELHLVGIMSRAGINLPSTLESMGRSLEAVAAADHGIEISRSHGIADMEAWVRCNRATSLFSLGHWDESRATTDAAARAARSGKAQGLVASRRTELALARGDLAEAEMQLALTRRSFGSRDPQPQHVIAPARHAMALAAQQGRLAEARAEFEARSEQGFPPGTQRYALPLLHVAAAAEADARGLPAADPGRPAILAAIRSHLKRLPMLVPVWAAHGLLIDAELARAEGLDTPGDWSRAAAAFAPLNRPYELAQIQHRWAEALLVAAGDRSTVTALLREAHGTTVRLGARPLTETIELLAGRARIALTAQDRGAAHEIPAAVTVPAEDGTGDEATDRESTEDRLREAAAAAVESFGLTRREQDVHRLVAAGHTNRRIAEELYISPKTASVHVSSILAKLGVSSRGEAAALAHRLRLYPAGNAT, from the coding sequence GTGAGGCGGGGGTCGGCAAGACCCGGCTGGTCGAGGAATTCCTCGCGGCGGCGGTGCGCCGGGACGCGGTCGTCGCCGTCGGCGGCTGTGTCGAGGTCGGCGCCGACGGCCTGCCCTACGCCCCGTTCTCCACCGCGCTGCGGGCCCTGCGCCGCACCCTGCCCGAGGAGGTCGCCGCGGCCTGCGCCGGGCAGGAGGGCGAGCTGGCCCGGCTGCTTCCCGAACTCGGCGAGGCCGACCGGGACGCGACCGACGAGCACAGCACCGCCCGCCTCTTCGAGCTCACCGCCCGACTCCTGGAACGCATCTCGGCCGGGCGCGCCGTCGTCCTCGTCCTCGAAGACCTGCACTGGGCCGACGCCTCCACCCGCCACCTCCTCGCCTATCTCTTCCGTACCGTGCGCAACGGCCGCCTCGTGGTGATCGGCACCTACCGCTCCGACGACATCCACCGCCGCCACCCGCTGCGCCCCCTCCTCGCCGAACTGGACCGGCTGCGCACCGTCCGCCGGATCGAACTCGCCCGCTTCAACCGCGCCGAGGTCCGCCGCCAGCTCACCGGAATCCTCGCCACCACCCCCGAGGCCGCCCTGGTGGACGAGATCTTCGAACGCTCCGACGGCAACGCCTTCTTCGTCGAGGAACTCGCCTGCAGCCTGGAGAGCGGTGACCACTCCCGGCTCTCCGACTCGTTGCGCGACCTCCTGCTCGTACGCGTCGAAGCGCTGCCCGACAACGCCCAGCGGATCGCCCGGATCGTCGCAGAGGGCGGCTCCACCGTCGAGTACGGACTGCTGGCCGCGGTCGCCCGGCTGACCGAGGACGAACTCATCGAGGCGCTGCGGGCGGCCGTCGGCGCCAACCTGCTGCTCACCACCCCGGAGGGCAACGGCTACCGCTTCCGGCACTCCCTGGTCCGCGAGGCCGTCAGCGACGACCTGCTGCCCGGCGAACGCTCCCGGCTCAACCGGCGCTACGCGCAGGCCCTGGAGACCGACCCCACCCTCGTCCGCGCCGGAGAGCGCGCCACCCGCCTCGCCAGCTACTGGTACGGCGCGCACGATGCCGCCAAGGCGCTGCCCGCCGTGCTGAAGGCCTCCGTCGAGGCCCGCCGCCGCTACGCCTTCTCCGAACAACTCCGCCTGCTGGAACGGGCGATGGAACTGTGGGACGACGCCCCCGACGACGTACGCCGCACCCTGCGCCCCATCGACTACGCCGAGGGCTACCCGGCCTGCGGCTGCGACCCCGACACCACCCCGCTGCGCTATCTCGACCTGATGGCCGAGGCCACCGTCGCCGCCCGGTTCGGCGGGGAGCGCGAACGCGCCCTGGCCATCGCCAAGAAGGCCATGCGGGTCCTGGAGGGCGAGGACGACCCGTTGCGCGCCGCCTGGTTCTGGGTGCAGCGCTCCCGGCTGATGCAGGACCTCACCCGCGGCGACGGCCGCGAGGAACTGGCCACCGCCCAGGAGCTCGTCCGGGGCCTGCCCCCGTCCGCCGTGCACGCCGACGTCCTGATGAGCGTGGCGGGATGGGGCGCCCTGCACCGCCCCGGTGCCGAGACACTGCTCGCCGCCGACCGGGCGGTGGAGTACGCCAGGCTCGTCGGCGACGAGTACATCGAGCTGCACGCCCGGCTCACCCGCGGCTGGCTCACCGCCGAGGCGGGCGGCGTCGACGAGGGCATCGCCGAGATGTACGCCGTCCGCGACCGCGCCGACGAGCTGCACCTGGTCGGCATCATGAGCCGGGCCGGCATCAACCTCCCCTCCACCCTCGAATCCATGGGCCGCTCCCTGGAGGCCGTGGCGGCCGCGGACCACGGCATCGAGATCAGCCGCAGCCACGGCATCGCCGACATGGAGGCCTGGGTCCGCTGCAACCGGGCGACCTCGCTGTTCTCCCTGGGGCACTGGGACGAGAGCCGGGCCACCACCGACGCGGCGGCCCGCGCCGCCAGATCCGGCAAGGCGCAGGGACTCGTGGCCTCGCGCCGTACCGAACTGGCCCTGGCCCGGGGCGACCTGGCCGAGGCCGAGATGCAACTCGCCCTGACCCGGCGCAGTTTCGGATCCCGTGACCCGCAGCCCCAGCATGTGATCGCCCCCGCACGCCATGCCATGGCCCTCGCCGCGCAGCAGGGCCGGCTCGCCGAGGCACGGGCCGAGTTCGAGGCCCGGTCGGAGCAGGGCTTCCCGCCCGGCACCCAGCGGTACGCCCTGCCGCTGCTGCACGTCGCGGCCGCCGCCGAGGCCGACGCCAGGGGCCTGCCCGCCGCCGACCCCGGCCGGCCGGCGATTCTCGCCGCCATCCGCAGCCACCTGAAGCGGTTGCCGATGCTCGTCCCCGTCTGGGCCGCGCACGGTCTCCTGATCGATGCCGAGCTGGCCAGGGCCGAGGGCCTCGACACCCCCGGCGACTGGTCCCGCGCGGCCGCCGCCTTCGCGCCGCTGAACCGCCCTTACGAGCTGGCCCAGATCCAGCACCGCTGGGCCGAGGCCCTCCTCGTCGCCGCGGGCGACCGGTCCACGGTCACCGCCCTGCTGCGCGAGGCCCACGGCACCACCGTGCGGCTCGGCGCGCGCCCGCTGACCGAGACCATCGAGCTGCTGGCCGGCCGCGCCCGCATCGCCCTCACCGCCCAGGACCGCGGCGCCGCACATGAGATCCCGGCCGCCGTCACCGTCCCCGCCGAGGACGGCACCGGCGACGAGGCCACGGACCGGGAGAGCACCGAGGACCGTCTGCGCGAGGCGGCCGCGGCCGCGGTGGAGTCCTTCGGGCTGACACGGCGCGAACAGGATGTGCACCGGCTGGTCGCCGCCGGCCACACCAACCGCAGGATCGCCGAGGAGCTCTACATATCGCCCAAGACCGCGAGCGTGCACGTCTCCAGCATCCTCGCCAAGCTCGGCGTCTCCAGCCGCGGCGAGGCGGCAGCCCTCGCCCACCGGCTCCGCCTGTACCCCGCCGGGAACGCCACCTGA
- a CDS encoding DUF6191 domain-containing protein yields MFNFFEELFAPGRKHAAEEQKRLELTRVDLGVGDPGRGPIDLASGKVVIRASGAGDEANTNADADADRGPDQETAPETDAPGGRS; encoded by the coding sequence GTGTTCAACTTCTTCGAGGAACTCTTCGCACCGGGCCGCAAGCATGCCGCCGAGGAACAGAAGCGGCTGGAGCTGACCCGGGTGGATCTCGGCGTCGGCGACCCGGGGCGCGGGCCGATAGACCTGGCCTCCGGGAAGGTGGTCATCAGGGCGTCCGGCGCGGGCGACGAAGCGAACACAAACGCGGACGCGGACGCGGACCGGGGGCCCGACCAGGAAACGGCCCCGGAGACGGACGCCCCGGGCGGTCGGTCGTGA